Proteins found in one Bacteroidota bacterium genomic segment:
- a CDS encoding DUF1571 domain-containing protein, which yields MLNSGKLLLSLSLLIALSGQVNGQASATASARAMLETASRTLDGMVTLQCRVKRYERVNGKMESGDIRVKVNTRPHKVYVYNINPNEGTELLWGEGYNDGKAYIHPNQFPWVNISLSPDGGQMLDDQHHHITSTGFGCVQRVLRHLLGKCKDLDERAKYVGKENWYGKPHDVIKITHPDYKFVNYTVAAGEDLLKIDAKLGVPSYKLLELNPQCDDYFDVTAGQVIKVPTAYSKEMVLVIDPTTHLPVVQLFYDDKGLFEKYEYSEIKVNPRFSTLEFSEENEAYGF from the coding sequence ATGTTAAATTCTGGAAAACTGCTTCTATCTCTCTCGCTGTTGATTGCCCTTTCGGGACAGGTGAATGGTCAAGCCTCCGCTACTGCGTCGGCACGCGCCATGTTAGAAACCGCGTCGCGTACGCTTGATGGCATGGTTACGCTGCAATGCCGCGTCAAACGGTATGAGCGCGTCAATGGAAAGATGGAAAGTGGCGACATCCGGGTGAAGGTGAATACAAGGCCGCACAAAGTCTACGTGTACAACATCAATCCCAACGAAGGCACGGAGTTGCTCTGGGGCGAAGGCTACAACGACGGAAAAGCCTACATCCACCCCAATCAATTTCCTTGGGTCAACATCAGCCTGAGCCCCGATGGCGGACAAATGCTGGACGATCAGCACCATCACATTACTTCCACGGGATTTGGCTGCGTGCAGCGCGTGTTGCGTCACCTGTTGGGCAAATGCAAGGACCTCGACGAACGCGCAAAATATGTCGGCAAGGAAAACTGGTACGGCAAGCCGCACGATGTCATCAAAATCACGCATCCTGACTACAAATTCGTGAACTACACCGTTGCGGCTGGCGAAGACCTCCTGAAAATTGATGCCAAGTTGGGCGTGCCGAGCTACAAGTTGCTCGAGCTCAATCCTCAATGCGATGACTATTTTGATGTGACTGCAGGGCAGGTCATCAAAGTCCCAACGGCCTACAGCAAGGAAATGGTGCTCGTGATCGATCCGACAACGCACCTGCCCGTGGTGCAACTGTTCTACGACGACAAAGGCCTCTTCGAGAAATACGAATACAGCGAGATCAAAGTCAACCCAAGGTTCAGCACCCTCGAATTCTCCGAAGAAAACGAGGCTTACGGTTTCTGA
- a CDS encoding DUF1571 domain-containing protein, whose translation MQLYKRISLFFFLFLVSTAVVNGQTAVAAAPSKARVIVDEMSRAMDRVVTCTGRVKRLERIEGKMESGDLKFRVNSKPRKIYVYNITPDEGAELLYVDGWNGNKVFVHPNKFPWVNVSLSPNSSELLDKQHHNLFAVGFDYSNGIVKHLLSKYGHEFDKYVSYGGQQKWYGKMMDVIKIKYDNYKIENYTVLAGEDLFKIDTKLHVPAYKIIELNPGISDFFDVKAGQVIKVPNVYAPKITIFVDPDLHLPIVQVIEDEKGMFEKYEYSELKINPRFNTMEFNEDNEEYGF comes from the coding sequence ATGCAGTTGTACAAAAGAATTTCCCTGTTTTTTTTCCTTTTCCTCGTGTCCACAGCAGTTGTAAACGGGCAGACTGCCGTTGCAGCAGCACCCAGTAAGGCACGTGTGATTGTCGATGAAATGTCGAGGGCCATGGATCGGGTCGTGACATGTACAGGACGCGTCAAGCGCCTGGAACGCATCGAAGGGAAAATGGAAAGTGGTGACCTCAAATTCCGTGTCAACAGCAAGCCACGCAAGATTTACGTGTACAACATCACTCCCGACGAAGGGGCCGAGTTGCTCTATGTCGACGGTTGGAACGGCAACAAGGTCTTCGTGCACCCCAACAAATTCCCTTGGGTCAACGTCAGCCTCAGCCCCAACAGCAGTGAATTGTTGGACAAGCAGCACCACAACCTCTTCGCTGTCGGATTTGATTACAGCAACGGCATCGTCAAGCACTTGCTTTCCAAATACGGCCATGAATTTGACAAGTATGTTTCCTATGGCGGGCAGCAGAAGTGGTATGGCAAAATGATGGACGTGATCAAGATCAAGTACGACAACTACAAGATCGAGAACTACACTGTCTTGGCAGGGGAGGACCTCTTCAAAATCGACACCAAGCTGCACGTTCCAGCTTATAAAATCATTGAATTGAACCCCGGCATCAGCGACTTTTTTGACGTCAAGGCTGGGCAGGTCATCAAAGTGCCGAATGTCTATGCACCCAAAATCACGATCTTCGTTGATCCTGATCTCCATCTTCCGATCGTGCAGGTCATTGAGGACGAAAAAGGAATGTTTGAGAAGTATGAGTACTCCGAATTGAAGATCAACCCAAGGTTCAATACCATGGAATTCAACGAGGACAACGAGGAATACGGATTCTGA